Proteins co-encoded in one Kribbella qitaiheensis genomic window:
- a CDS encoding GNAT family N-acetyltransferase: MAPLIEVRDARPDDADALVTLWREMAAGTGHQSRLLAAPTAESARTSIARQQKDSFGRLVVGEIDGHLGGMAYLRQTSISPLHDEVTVTVEYLHVSDHARRHGLGKALIAEAAGWAEHENCPHLAVVAPAIAREANRFLARLGLGQAAVLRFASTHTVRRRLAAEHAPNLLALLSSRRSVIARRAQLTRSPLTDDPAYAGTDLRIPAEPESAGT; this comes from the coding sequence GTGGCACCACTCATCGAGGTGCGCGACGCTCGCCCGGACGACGCCGACGCCTTGGTGACGCTGTGGCGGGAGATGGCCGCCGGCACCGGACACCAGTCCAGGCTGCTGGCAGCGCCCACCGCCGAGTCTGCCCGGACATCGATCGCCCGGCAGCAGAAGGACTCGTTCGGCCGGCTCGTGGTGGGGGAGATCGATGGTCACCTGGGTGGGATGGCCTACCTGCGGCAGACGTCGATCAGCCCGTTGCACGACGAAGTCACTGTGACAGTGGAGTATCTGCACGTCAGCGACCATGCCCGCAGGCACGGCCTGGGTAAGGCGCTGATCGCCGAGGCAGCCGGCTGGGCCGAGCACGAGAACTGCCCGCACCTTGCCGTGGTGGCCCCCGCGATCGCTCGCGAGGCCAACAGGTTCCTTGCCAGGTTGGGGCTAGGACAGGCCGCCGTACTGCGGTTCGCCAGCACCCACACCGTACGGCGGCGCCTGGCGGCCGAGCACGCCCCGAATCTGCTGGCCCTGCTGTCGTCGCGCCGTTCGGTGATCGCGCGACGCGCCCAGCTCACCAGGTCGCCGCTGACCGACGACCCGGCGTACGCGGGGACTGACCTCAGGATCCCGGCGGAGCCTGAATCAGCTGGCACGTGA
- a CDS encoding hotdog fold thioesterase, translating to MMTEGTLLDLMGIVLTEASAERIVATMPVKGNVQPYGLLHGGASCVLAETLGSIGSALHAAAFDKVAVGVDINATHHRAVREGVVTGVAKPIYLGRTTTSYEIVITDERDKRVCTARITCQLIQAPPGS from the coding sequence ATGATGACCGAGGGCACCCTGCTCGACCTGATGGGCATCGTGCTCACCGAGGCCAGCGCCGAGCGGATCGTCGCCACCATGCCGGTGAAGGGCAACGTCCAGCCGTACGGGCTGCTGCACGGCGGTGCCTCCTGCGTGCTGGCGGAGACCCTCGGCTCGATCGGGTCCGCGCTGCACGCCGCCGCCTTCGACAAGGTCGCTGTCGGCGTCGACATCAACGCCACCCACCACCGGGCCGTCCGCGAAGGCGTCGTCACCGGCGTCGCGAAGCCGATCTACCTCGGCCGCACGACCACGTCGTACGAGATCGTCATCACCGACGAGCGGGACAAGCGGGTCTGCACTGCCCGGATCACGTGCCAGCTGATTCAGGCTCCGCCGGGATCCTGA
- a CDS encoding DUF554 domain-containing protein translates to MTRAPYSPHTGDHSRRSETRLFIGIGTVVNIATVLTGSVLGVLIGHRLSQRTRDLVTDALGLVTLLIAITSALTVGDHALSDAVGDSAPVLIVLGAMLIGGITGSLLRIEQRLEGLGAWMQHRFSRGDGESTFVEGFVSASMVFCVGPLTFLGALSDGLGRGADQLFLKSVLDGFASIAFAASLGWGVAASAIVVLVVQGLMTAVGAVLGDVLPEAHVTALGATGGVLLIGVALRLLKLKQIAVADLLPALIVAPLLVQLLIVIRR, encoded by the coding sequence GTGACTCGCGCACCTTACAGCCCCCACACCGGCGATCACAGCCGGCGATCGGAGACCAGGTTGTTCATCGGAATCGGGACTGTCGTGAACATCGCGACGGTCCTCACCGGATCCGTGCTCGGCGTACTCATCGGCCACCGCTTGAGCCAGCGCACCAGGGACCTGGTCACCGACGCACTGGGCCTGGTCACGCTGCTGATCGCGATCACTTCCGCGCTTACGGTCGGAGACCACGCGCTCAGCGACGCGGTCGGCGACAGCGCGCCCGTACTGATCGTGCTCGGCGCGATGCTGATCGGCGGAATCACCGGCTCGCTGCTACGGATCGAACAGCGGTTGGAGGGTCTGGGCGCCTGGATGCAGCACCGCTTCAGCCGCGGCGACGGCGAGAGCACCTTCGTAGAAGGCTTCGTCTCCGCGTCGATGGTCTTCTGCGTGGGCCCCCTGACCTTCCTGGGCGCCCTCTCCGACGGCCTCGGCCGCGGCGCCGACCAACTCTTCCTCAAGTCGGTCCTGGACGGCTTCGCCTCCATCGCCTTCGCTGCCTCCCTAGGCTGGGGCGTAGCCGCCTCGGCAATCGTCGTGCTGGTCGTCCAGGGCTTGATGACCGCGGTCGGTGCCGTCCTAGGCGACGTCCTCCCGGAGGCCCACGTCACCGCCCTAGGCGCCACCGGCGGCGTACTCCTGATCGGCGTAGCCCTACGCCTACTCAAACTCAAACAAATCGCGGTCGCCGACCTCCTCCCCGCCCTGATCGTCGCGCCGCTCCTGGTCCAACTCCTCATCGTCATCCGCCGCTGA